Genomic window (Sulfurospirillum tamanense):
CCAGCCTCTAGGGGCGGTCATGGCTTCCTTGGGCTTTGAAAAAACCATGCCTTATGTGCATGGCAGTCACGGGTGTGTGGCGTACTTTAGAACCTACTTTACCCGTCACTTTAAAGAGCCAACTCCCTGTGTATCTGACTCCATGACAGAAGACGCAGCGGTATTTGGTGGCCTTTCCAACATGAAAGAAGGCTTGGCTAACTGTAAAGCCTTGTACAAGCCTGAGATGATCGCCGTCTCCACGACATGTATGGCAGAGGTTATCGGAGATGACCTTAACGCCTTTGTTTTGAGTGCAAAAGCCGAATCGCCAGAGCTTTTGGCAGAAACGCCCATTCCTTTTGCGAACACGCCTTCTTTCGTTGGGTCGCACATCACAGGGTATGACAACATGCTTTCTAGCATCGTTGCGACGTTGACCGAAGGAAACATAAAAGAGGAAAAAGAAGAGCGCATCAACATCATTCCTGGGTTTGAGCCTTACCTTGGGAGCATTCGTGAAGTCAAAGCCATCGTTGGCGCCTTTGACATGGAATTTGTTACCGTAGCAGACCACTCCGACCAGTGGGACATTCCTGCTGGAAAATACGAAATGTTTTCAGGCGGCACGACGCTAGCAGAGGGCAAAGAACTAGGCAACGCTAAAGCGACTATCAGCCTTCAAAAATATGCGACCAAAAAGACCATGAAATTTGTCAAAAGCAAATTTAAACAAGAAGCCTTGTTTGCCAATCCTATCGGCCTCAAAGGCACAGACGCGTTTGTCATGATGCTTAGTCGCCTAAGTGGCAAAGAAGTGCCTGCTTCCTTACGCCTCCAACGGGGACGTTTGGTAGACGCGATGCAAGACAGTTACCCGTACTTTCACGACAAAAAGTTTGCCATCTGGGGAGACCCTGACTTTTTGTTAGGCATGGTCGCGTTTTTGCTCGAAATGGGTGCAGAGCCTACCCACGTACTGTGCCACAACGCGCCTAGCGGTTGGGAAAAAGAGATGCGAGAGCTTCTTGATACTTCACCTGCCAAAGACAAATGCAACGTGTGGGCAGGCAAAGACTTGTGGCACATGCGAAGCCTTCTCTTCACCGAACCTGTTGATTTCATGATTGGCAACAGCTACGGCAAAGAGTTGATGCGCGACACGGGTACGCCACTGATTCACATCGGCTTCCCGATTTTTGACCGCCACCATTTGCACCGCTACAGCATCAGCGGTTACGAAGGGGCGTTGAACCTTCTCACGTGGACAACCAACAAAATCTTGGATGTCATGGACGAAGAGACCAAGCAGATTGCTAAGACGGACTTTTTCTTCGACTTGATTCGCTAAGGCTTAAGCAAAAGGTTGGTGTTTTACCAACCTTTTGTCTTTAAGAAATTGATTAATTTTTATCCACATGAGTGAATAATAGTTAGTCAATCTTGGGATACACTACATGTAAACAAAAGGAGGCGACGATGCAGCTAGCAGACAAATCCATCGACCAGACATGCGCCCATGTCGCTTCTAAAAAGCCCGCCTGTAGCCGTCCCACGCCTGGGGCTACCACGGGCGGATGCGCCTTTGAAGGCGCGCAGATTGCCCTGTTTCCTTACGCGGACGCGGCGCACTTAGTGCATGGCCCATTGACCTGTCTAGGTGCTTCGTGGGAAACCCGCGAAACCAAGACAAGTGTGGAAGGCCGTGATTTTACCCAGATGGGATTTACCACGGGCATGGAGCTTAATGATGTCATCTTTGGCGGCGAACCGCGCCTTGCTAAGGCTATCGCGTACATCGTAGAAGCGTATGCGCCTGAAGCGGTGTTTGTCTACACCACCTGTGTTTCAGCCTTGGTGGGGGACGATGTAAACGCTACATGTAAAGAAGCCGCACTAACGCACGGCATCCCCGTCGTTCCTGTACACGCGCCTGGCTTTGTAGGAAGTAAAAACCTCGGTTCTCGTCTTGGCGCGATGGATGTCCTTAAAAATCTCATTGGCACCAAAGAACCCCAATTTTCCACGCCCTATGACATCAATCTCATTGGTGAGTACAACGTTACGGGCGACATGTGGCAGTACACCGCGCTACTTGAAGAGCTTGGCATTCGCGTCCTCTCTACTCTTAGTGGTGATGGTCGCGTGGCAAAGATTCGCACCGCGCACCGCGCAAAACTCAACGTCATCGTTTGCGCCAAGTCCCTTAATGCCGTGTGTGAACGCATGGAAAAAGAGTATGGGATTCCTTACATTTCCGTCTCCTTTTACGGCAAGCGCGACACTAGCGATGCCTTGCTTCAAATCGCCCATGCCTTGGGTGATGAGGCTTTGATGGAGAGAACCAAAGCCCTTGTAGCCAGAGAAGAAGCCCTTGTGGAAGCCAAACTGCTTCCTTTTAAAACAAAACTCACAGGCAAAAAAGCCGTCTTAAACACAGGGGGCAACAAGTCGTGGTCGATTGCTTCGGCACTCCAAGATTTGGGCGTTGAGGTCGTGGGAACTAGCGTGCGTAAAGCCACCGAAGAAGACAAAGAAAAAGCCAGAAAGTACCTTGGAGAAAACGGGGTGCTCATGGAAAACCCTGGTGCCGAACAAGCCAACCTCATCAAAGAGCGCGGTGCTCATCTTTTGCTTGCAGGAGGTCGTAGCCTTTACACTGCCATCAAACAGCGGGTCGCTTTTGTGGACGTGAATCAAGAAAAAAAGGTTTCATATGGGGCGTACAACGGCCTTGTAAACCTTGCCCATGATGTCATCAAAGCCATCGAAAACCCCGTATTTGACGTGGTGGGAAGGAGGGCACCGTGGGAGCAATAATGCAAACAAAACCCTTACATGTAAACCCCTTAAAGCTTTCCCAGCCCATGGGGGCGACCTTGGCGTTTTTGGGCGTGGATGGGTGTATGCCGCTCATGCACGGGGCGCAAGGGTGTGCGTCTTTTACTAAAGTTTTCTTTACCCGCCATTTTCAAGACCCTATTGCCATCCAAACCACCGCCGTGACGGACATCACCGCCGTGTTGGACGGAGGCGCTAAAGGTATCGCTGAAGCGGTAGAAAACATCACCAAAAAAGTAAACCCCGCCCTCATCGGGCTTTTTACCACGGGTCTGACTGAAACCAAGGGAGACGACATCAAGGGTGCTGCTAGCGGGCTTAGCTTGCCTGTGGTGTATGTCAACACGCCCGATTACGAAGGGGCACTTGAGAGCGGATGGGCGCTGAGTGTGAGTGCCATGATTACGCAACTCACCACACCAACTGCACAAATCCAAAAAGGAAAAGTCGCGCTGTTGCCGCATGTAGGCATGAGCGCACTTGAACTTGAACGCCTCAAAGAGTGCATTGCCTCTTTTGGCTTAAGCGTCGTCGCTTTGCCCGACATCTCTTTGTCTCTTGATGGGCACTTGGGCGAAAAACAAACCGCCCTAAGCAGTGGCGGTACAACGGTAGAAGAGATTAAAGAGCTAGGAACGTGCGAAGCGGTCATCACCGTGGGCGCGTCCATGGAAGGGTGCGCCAAAGCCTTGCGCGCTAAAAATCCTGCCATCACACCTTTACATGTAAGCCATCTGGGCGGGCTTGTGGCTACAGACAGCTTTATCGCCATGCTTATGAGCCTCTCAGGCAACGCACCCACGCCCACCCTTAAACGGTGGCGTGCGCGGCTTCAAGATGCGCTTTTGGACACCCATGAAATGGTGGGTGGCAAAAACGTGGCACTCATCGGCGAACCCGATGAGATAGTGGGCTATGGGGCACTGCTTCAAGAAGCGGGCGCGAAACTTGCCTGTGTCATCGGAGCGACATCTAGCACGAACCTAGAAAGCCTTGGTGGCGTCGTGGGGGATTTTGAAGATTTGGAACACCGCATGGAGGGAATCGATGTGGTGATAGGCAACTTTCACGCCAAGGCCATCGCCAAGCGTTTTGGTGTGCCATTAGTGGTGCGAGGGTTTCCCAGCTGGGGAACCGTAGGCGGCGCGCTTAATCACAGCGTCTTATACGAAGGCGGTGCACAGAGTTTGTTTCGCGTTGCTAATGTGTGTGAAAAAGACCACTAGCCTTCTTTTAAGAAGAGCGTAGCGTTTGGAGCTTTGCTTCAAAGGCGTATTAGAAGTTCTGTAAAAAAAGAATAGGAGAACATGATGAAAGTTGCCTTTGCTACGAAAGATTTGGAGATGATTAACGACCACTTTGGGTGGGCGAAACAGTTTGCGGTGTATGAGATTACACCCGAGGGATACACCTGTTTGGGTGCGGTAGAAACTAAGGAAGAGATCGAAGAAGAAGCCGACAAAATCAACGCCAAAATCGAAGCGTTAAAAGGCGTTTCTATCATCTACTGTGAAGCCATCGGGCCAACGGCGGCGGCGCGGGTGATTCAATCACGGATGCATCCCATGAAAGTGAGTGAGCCAACCTCCATCGAGACCACCGCAGCAGCGCTAGTTAAAATGTTAAGCACCAATCCCCCGCCGTGGATTCGTCGCATTTTACTCAAGGAGGTAGGCAGTGAGTGAGCTAAAAACCCTTTACATGAAGACCCTTGTGGGTCAAGTGCGCGCCCTAGACGGGTTTGGCGCGTGGTCAAAGCTAGATGACGCTCAACTGCTTACCATGAAATACGTCAAAACCAAAGAGGATTTAAGAAATGTGCCCCTCATTGCCGACATTGACGAAGGCATCATTAAAGACATTCGCGTGCTATACCAAGCGTTGGCGTTGGCCTTTGAAACCAAGACAAACCATGTTGCAACGGTGGTGTTAGAGATGAGCCACGAAGGGTTTGGGCGCGTGGTGGTGGTCACGGACACCCAAGTGCTCTTTACCAAGTACTTTAAAGACGCCCACCGTTTTTCCTTTCGCACCTTAGAAAAACTCGAAGAAGAGGGGGAGAAAATGCTCCTGCGTGCCCTTGAAATCTACCAAAAGGAGTCGGCGTGCGTGTAGGTGTATTTTACGGAAGTTGTAGTGGCATCACGGGCAATGTGGCCCGTAAGATTGCCGAAGCATTTGAGGCGGATGAAGTGGTGAACATGGAGGAGGATTTTGACTCCGTTGACCAGCTTCTTGCATATGAGCTCTTGTTTTTAGGCTCTTCTACGTGGGGGCAGGGGGACGTACAGCGTGACTGGGTTGACCCGCTTTTAGAGATTGGGGACGAGGAACTGGATTTTTCGGGCAAAACTGTCGCCTTGTTTGGGGCAGGAGATGCCAAAACCCATGGAGAACATTTTGTGAGTGCGTTGGGAAAAATGTATGACCTTTTTAAAGAACGTGGAGCCTCTTTTGTGGGATTTTTTCCTACGGAAGGTTATGTTTTTGAGGCTTCTTTGGCTATCAAAGAAGGGATGTTTTGTGGCTTGCCCATCGACGAGGTGAACGAGCCTGAAAAAACGCAAGCACGCATAGAAGCGTGGATTGCCAAAGTCAAAGAGGAGATAGGGAAATGAGCAAGGTGGAGGATTTTTACCAAATCAGCGATGCGGAAGAGTATTTTGAATTTTTTAACCTCGCGTATGATAGCGCGCTGTTGGATGTCAAGCGTTCACACATCATGCGCCGATTTGGAAAAATGCTCCAAAAAGCGCGCCAAATCCCCGCTTCCAGCGAGGAAGAACGCCTAAAGTACTACAAGTTTGCCCTTTTAAGTGCGTACAAAGAGTTTGAGTCTGGCCACGCTCCAAGTGCGGCAGAAATCTGGGATATGGACGGGCGCACACTGCCTTGCCAAAGTTGTAAAAGTGCGTGTTTGGAGGAAGGCAATGAAGCCCTTGCGTGTAGCTGAAGAGGCGATGGTGACCTCTTCGACCAAGGATGAGATTCTTTCAAAGTTTCACATCGGTCAAAAGGTACGCCTTGTTAAAGACATCCGCAATGATGGCACTTTTCCTTACGCAAAAATAGGTGAGATTTTGGTGCGGGCGGGAGATGAGGGCTTTGTGCGCGATGTGGGGGATTTCTTGCAAACCATCCGTGTGTACGAAGTGAACTTCATGGGCGCCAATCATATCTATGGGTGCCGTGAATTTGAACTGGAAGCTTTAGAAGAAGATGTGTACAAAAAAGAAGTAGAAGAAGAGCTCGCGTGGATTAAGCGTCACCGCGAAACCCAATCTAAACAAAAGGAGAGTTGAATGGCAAATGTGGTTTTTTGTGGCTTTGGGCCAAACGATGGTTTGTACCATGCCAAAATCGGCGAAGTATTGTTGCGCCTTGCGGTAGCCTCTGGGGTGAGCATTCCCAAGACAGAGGGCGAGAGTGTGGTGGAGATTCAGGAGATGAGCGAAGAGTTGCAAACGACATACATGGAAGATATAGAGTTTGAAAAACTCATCAAGCTGGGGCTTTTGAGTGAAGAAAAAGCTTACGAGTTGCAACAATACACCATCGGAAGCAAGTACCGACTGGCGGACCAATGCCTTGTTAAAGGCGACATTTTAGTAAAACCCTATAAAGGATAACGGATGAGAACACGTGTTGAGATTATGAATGACTTTTTGGCCATCAACGTAGAACCAGGCAAAACCATCCAAGACATCGTTGAAGCCTCAGGAAGCGCGCTTCCTTTTGGGTGTCGTGATGGTGAGTGCGGTACCTGTGCAGTTTCCATTGAGCAAGGCATGGAGTACTTAAGTCCTGTGACCCCCAAGGAAGTCAAGGTTGTTAAGGAAGTTCTTGTTGGGACTGGATTTACAACGGAAAAAATCCGTCTGTCGTGCCAGATGAAAGTGGACAAACCTAACGGTTTGATTCGCATCAAGTACTAAGCGCGTTTTGGCGGGCTTGCGATGCACCCTTCTTTAGCCCTCAAGCAAACCCAAAGCCACAGGCTCTCCATGAGTATGTGGCTTCCTTTGCTGCACGCATCCCTTGAAGAATTAGATGGTCTGATTAACGAAATCAGCGAAGAAAACCCGTATGTGGAAGTGGAGGAGACCTACCTCTCGCGTATCCACAAAGCCGCCTTACATGTAAGCAATGCTAGCACGGACGCCATCGAAGCACTAGGCGTTGCAAAACCCTCCTTGTATGAGGTGTTGCTTGACCAAATCGAACCTCCCTTGTTTCCCACGCCCATCTCCCAAGAAGTCGCCAAAGAAATCATCGCATGGATTAGTGACGAAGGGTACTTTGAGGGCGACATGCGCCAAATCGCCACAACCTTTGGCGTGAGCGTGGACAAATGCGAAAGCATCCGTGCCCGCTTTGCCCAGCTTGAACCCTCTGGCGTGGGAGCTAAGAACCTTAAAGAAGCCTTTTTGTTTCAGTTGGAAGCCTCGGAACTCGACGATGCGCTTCATGATGTGCTTGGAAAGA
Coding sequences:
- the nifK gene encoding nitrogenase molybdenum-iron protein subunit beta; protein product: MQSVEKIVNGKELFLKPEYQAVFEAKKEFEGMCGACDSAKVQEVSEWTKTWDYREKNLARQAITVNPAKACQPLGAVMASLGFEKTMPYVHGSHGCVAYFRTYFTRHFKEPTPCVSDSMTEDAAVFGGLSNMKEGLANCKALYKPEMIAVSTTCMAEVIGDDLNAFVLSAKAESPELLAETPIPFANTPSFVGSHITGYDNMLSSIVATLTEGNIKEEKEERINIIPGFEPYLGSIREVKAIVGAFDMEFVTVADHSDQWDIPAGKYEMFSGGTTLAEGKELGNAKATISLQKYATKKTMKFVKSKFKQEALFANPIGLKGTDAFVMMLSRLSGKEVPASLRLQRGRLVDAMQDSYPYFHDKKFAIWGDPDFLLGMVAFLLEMGAEPTHVLCHNAPSGWEKEMRELLDTSPAKDKCNVWAGKDLWHMRSLLFTEPVDFMIGNSYGKELMRDTGTPLIHIGFPIFDRHHLHRYSISGYEGALNLLTWTTNKILDVMDEETKQIAKTDFFFDLIR
- the nifE gene encoding nitrogenase iron-molybdenum cofactor biosynthesis protein NifE yields the protein MQLADKSIDQTCAHVASKKPACSRPTPGATTGGCAFEGAQIALFPYADAAHLVHGPLTCLGASWETRETKTSVEGRDFTQMGFTTGMELNDVIFGGEPRLAKAIAYIVEAYAPEAVFVYTTCVSALVGDDVNATCKEAALTHGIPVVPVHAPGFVGSKNLGSRLGAMDVLKNLIGTKEPQFSTPYDINLIGEYNVTGDMWQYTALLEELGIRVLSTLSGDGRVAKIRTAHRAKLNVIVCAKSLNAVCERMEKEYGIPYISVSFYGKRDTSDALLQIAHALGDEALMERTKALVAREEALVEAKLLPFKTKLTGKKAVLNTGGNKSWSIASALQDLGVEVVGTSVRKATEEDKEKARKYLGENGVLMENPGAEQANLIKERGAHLLLAGGRSLYTAIKQRVAFVDVNQEKKVSYGAYNGLVNLAHDVIKAIENPVFDVVGRRAPWEQ
- the nifN gene encoding nitrogenase iron-molybdenum cofactor biosynthesis protein NifN, with the protein product MGAIMQTKPLHVNPLKLSQPMGATLAFLGVDGCMPLMHGAQGCASFTKVFFTRHFQDPIAIQTTAVTDITAVLDGGAKGIAEAVENITKKVNPALIGLFTTGLTETKGDDIKGAASGLSLPVVYVNTPDYEGALESGWALSVSAMITQLTTPTAQIQKGKVALLPHVGMSALELERLKECIASFGLSVVALPDISLSLDGHLGEKQTALSSGGTTVEEIKELGTCEAVITVGASMEGCAKALRAKNPAITPLHVSHLGGLVATDSFIAMLMSLSGNAPTPTLKRWRARLQDALLDTHEMVGGKNVALIGEPDEIVGYGALLQEAGAKLACVIGATSSTNLESLGGVVGDFEDLEHRMEGIDVVIGNFHAKAIAKRFGVPLVVRGFPSWGTVGGALNHSVLYEGGAQSLFRVANVCEKDH
- the nifX gene encoding nitrogen fixation protein NifX yields the protein MKVAFATKDLEMINDHFGWAKQFAVYEITPEGYTCLGAVETKEEIEEEADKINAKIEALKGVSIIYCEAIGPTAAARVIQSRMHPMKVSEPTSIETTAAALVKMLSTNPPPWIRRILLKEVGSE
- a CDS encoding DUF269 domain-containing protein, whose translation is MSELKTLYMKTLVGQVRALDGFGAWSKLDDAQLLTMKYVKTKEDLRNVPLIADIDEGIIKDIRVLYQALALAFETKTNHVATVVLEMSHEGFGRVVVVTDTQVLFTKYFKDAHRFSFRTLEKLEEEGEKMLLRALEIYQKESACV
- a CDS encoding flavodoxin, with amino-acid sequence MRVGVFYGSCSGITGNVARKIAEAFEADEVVNMEEDFDSVDQLLAYELLFLGSSTWGQGDVQRDWVDPLLEIGDEELDFSGKTVALFGAGDAKTHGEHFVSALGKMYDLFKERGASFVGFFPTEGYVFEASLAIKEGMFCGLPIDEVNEPEKTQARIEAWIAKVKEEIGK
- a CDS encoding nitrogenase-stabilizing/protective protein NifW; this translates as MSKVEDFYQISDAEEYFEFFNLAYDSALLDVKRSHIMRRFGKMLQKARQIPASSEEERLKYYKFALLSAYKEFESGHAPSAAEIWDMDGRTLPCQSCKSACLEEGNEALACS
- a CDS encoding nitrogen fixation protein NifZ, coding for MKPLRVAEEAMVTSSTKDEILSKFHIGQKVRLVKDIRNDGTFPYAKIGEILVRAGDEGFVRDVGDFLQTIRVYEVNFMGANHIYGCREFELEALEEDVYKKEVEEELAWIKRHRETQSKQKES
- a CDS encoding 2Fe-2S iron-sulfur cluster binding domain-containing protein, which codes for MRTRVEIMNDFLAINVEPGKTIQDIVEASGSALPFGCRDGECGTCAVSIEQGMEYLSPVTPKEVKVVKEVLVGTGFTTEKIRLSCQMKVDKPNGLIRIKY